In Mytilus edulis chromosome 3, xbMytEdul2.2, whole genome shotgun sequence, the genomic window ttttatctaaaaACAAGTACTAAGTTATTTCTAAGTGCTGACcatttatttatgatgtttttaaaaaaaatgttaaagtgcAGATTTTAAACTGGCATGTAATTACTACATGTGTATTTAATTGTAAAGTAATATTAATGTCAGAGACTGCTGAAATCTTTCCTTTATCTTTTTGTACTGATTTTAACTAGAGAAAgacatatttatatgtatatctgtagCAATTATTTTAGATTGTTTCAAGATGTCCAATATTACATTTCTTAACTATACTTCTTTTATGATTccccaataaatatatatttacattttttatcatttcaatgccagaatgaacaaaaaataactgaaaaagatgtatcaaattttcagaaaatcttaAACAATCATGCACGAGGTTTACCAAAAATACACTGAAATTGATTATTGTCTGAATGTGTCTGACTATGAGGAAATGAAAGATTGCAATGATGTGTGTGGTGAAGTGTGGAGCTGAGCTTGATGCTTAGGGACTTGTGAAAAGTTTTAGGGAATTTTAATACGAGATTGTCAAATATTTTGAGCAAAATTCCAGAGAAATAAAAATTGTTGTAATAAACTAATTGCttgtgttttattatatttgtttgtccaaTATGTACCTAATATTAAATGAGGTGGACGATATCAAAGGGCCATTCATTCAAAACTTGTAAGTCAAAGGAAGGATTTGTATCTTACTATCAAATCCTTGGTAGAAGAAaagctgacaacaacatggcaaaaaaaacccaacaagaAACAACTAGCTTAAATACAAACATGTCAATAAAAACTGGATAGAAAAAATCATTGgcctttagtatcaaaatcatacttggtcaaaatacaaaaatgtcaacaacaaaaatcatagaaatatacatgggcctttagtatcaaaatcatacgtttgttaaaatacaaaaatgtcaacaaaaaacatcatagaaatatacattggcctttagtatcaaaatcagacgtttgttaaaatacaaaaatgtcaacaaaaaacttcatagaaatatacattggcctttagtatcaaaatcatatgtttgttaaaatacataatgtcaacaaaaaacttcatagaaatatacattggcctttagtatcaaaatcatatgtttgttaaaatacaaaaatgtcaacaaaaaacttcatagaaatatacattggcctttagtatcaaaattatacttgattgaaatacaaaagtgtcaacaaaaaacttcatagaaaaatTCATTGGactttagtatcaaaatcatactttattaaaatacaaaaattccaacaaaaaaacttcatagaaaaatacattgcCCTTTAGTATCAAAAACACTTGGTTGaaatgaaaaggaaaaagaattcaTATCTCACATTTTCCTTCAAagataaaatttcaaatcataaaaaaaaaagaagatttgcaCTTGTTGAAACTGAAGATTGAAGATTTAAAAGATGATAAAATGATCagtcaaatatttgatttttccatgaTTCATATGGTACCAAAACTAGTTCAGTTCAAACCTTCTGattagatataagaatatgtgttttgagacaagtctccatccaagtcaaggtcttcaacaaggagccctggctcacaccatacagcaagctataaagagcccccaaaatgactagtaagtttcctttttatgccccacctacgatagtagaggggcatcatGTTTTTTGGTCGGTGTGTCtgcccacctacaatagtagaggggcattatgttctGGTCTGTGTGTTTGTTCGATTGTTCgtttgtctgtcctgcttcaggttaaagtttttggtcaaggtagttttggattAAGTTGAAGTCTTAATCAACTCGAAACTTCGTATACCCTTTatacgatctttctaattttaatgccaaatttgatttttttgacccaaatttcactgtccattgaacatagaaaaaggatagtgcaagtttcaggttaaagtttttggtcaaggtagtttttgattaagatgaagtccaatcaacttgaaacttagtacacatgtttcctatgacttgatctttctaattttaataccaaattagatttttcACCCCAATTTCACACTCActgtccactaaacatagaaaatgataatgcaagtggggcatcggtgtgctatggacacattcttgttcttcatGTCTTTTATCATATAGATATATAAAGTACAACAATTGaggaaaagaaaatatgaaataaagtcTCCAAAATTTTTCCCctactgattttcatagttcattatcAGGAATCTTTTGCCAGAAATGCATGACAAATTTATTAAGAtcaatttatattgtttatttctttaacagtcattcataaataaagtatgtaaatttatatattcaatttttatacgaccacaaaatttgaaaaaaatttcgtcgtatattgctatcactttggcgtcgtcgtctgcgtcgtcgtcgtcgtccgaatacttttagttttcgcactctaactttagtaaaagtgaatggaaatctatgaaattttaacacaaggtttatgaccacaaaaggaaggttggtattgattttgggagttttggtcccaacattgtaggaattaggggccaaaaagggcccaaataagcattttcttggttttcgcactataactttagtttaagttaatagaaatctatgaaattttgacacaaggtttatgaccacaaaagaacggttggtattgattttgggagttttggtttcaacagtttaggaattaggggccaaaaaagggcccaaataagcattattcttgattttcacacaataactttagttttagtaaatagaaatcaatgaaatttaaacacaatgttaatgactacaaaaggaaggttggtattgattttgggagtttaggtcccaacagtttaggaattaggggccaaaaagggacccaaataagcatttttcttggttttcgcaccataacgttagtataagtaaatagaaatctatgaaatttaaacacaaggtttatgaccataaaaggaaggttagttttgattttgggagttttggtcccaacagaataaggggcccaaagggtccaaaattaaactttgtttgatttcatcaaaattgaataattggggttctttgatatgccgaatctaactgtcatgactgtgtatgtagattcttaacttttggtcccgttttcaaattggtctacattaaggtccaaagggtccaaaattaaacttagtttgattttgacaaaaaaatgaatcagttaggttctttgatatgctgaatctaaaaatgtacttagattcttgattattggcccagttttcaagttggtccaaatcggggtccaaaattaaactttgtttgatttcatcaaaaattgaataaatggggttctttgatataccaaatctaactgtgtatgtagattcttcatttttggtcctgttttcaaattggtctacactaaagtccaaagggtccaaaattaaacttagtctgattttaacaaaaattgaaatcttggggttctttgatatgctgaatccaaaaatgtacttagattttttattatgggcccagttttcaagttggtccaaatcaggatctaaaattattatattaagtattgtgcaatagcaagtcttttcaattgcacagtattgcgcaatggcaagaaatatctaattgcacaatattgtgaaatagcaaatttttttttaattagagttatctttctttgtccagaataataagcaagaaatatctaattgcaaaatattgtgcaatagcaagattttttttaattggagttatctttctttgtccagaatcaacttaaatctttgttatatacaatatacaatgtatattcactttttactaccaactgataaattaaaataatctttaccattcagtgataacaagcagtttgtttacatcttaatattttatgatgtatttaaatgagtagttattgttgcaaactccattagaaatttaattgagattagttttggaataagggaaagggggatgtgattaaaaaaattgggttcaatttttctcatttgaaatttcataaataaaaaagaaaatttcttcaaacatttttttgagaggattaatattcaacagcatagtgaattgctctaagagaaaacaaaaattttaagttcattagaacacattcattctgtgtcagaaacctatgctgtgtcaactatttaatcacaatccaaatttagagctgaatccagcttgaatgttgtgtccatacttgccccaaccgttcagggttcaacctctgcggtcgtataaagctacgccatgcggagcatctggtttagaATATGTTGACATGAATTCACCTTCATTTTCATTTCAACTAAgttagatttgatttttttataatgaacaatTATACGTTGAGAAATTAAGATAGAAAACGTACTGTGAAAGTTTTCTAACTTGTTTGGGATcattttttgttgatttaattTTCCCTTCAATCAacgaaaatgaaaaacatatttttatttagtcAAAAAGCGTTCATTTTACatctacaaatttaaaacatcacaAACCATTATTGATTACACATACCAAAAACATGTTACCAAAGAAGAAAAGCCTCTACCTAGAAAGCTCCCAACAACCATTTTATATAGAAGAATATctgaaatacaacaaaatgaaggaaaatataatatataaatagtaaaataacagaaaaactTGATTAACCATTATAAACCAGGCACTTACTATTTAAGGAGGAATAACCAAGAACAAGATTgcaaatatcaaatatgaatagAAGATCAAAAGAGCATTTCCCAAAAACTAACTGacatcaaatgtaaaacaattagaTAGGTAATAACCTAGTGTTAGCAGGTTGTCAGTATTAACTATAGTGTTGTCAGTATCCACGATAATAATATCCGAGTTGTCAGTATCCAGTGTAGTGTTATCAGCGTTATCAGtatccactgtagtgttatcagagttgtcattATCCACTGTAATGTAATCAGAGTTGTCGGTATCCACTCTAATGTTATCAGTGTTGTCAGTATCCActctaatgttatcagagttgtcagtatccatggTAGTGGTCTCAGAGTTGTCAGTAttcactgtagtgttatcagagttgtcagtatacactgtaatgttatcagagttgacAGTATCCATGGTAGTGGTCTCAGAGTTGTCAGTATTCattgtagtgttatcagagttgtcagtatccactctaatgttatcagagttgtcagtatacactgtaatgttatcagagttgtcagtatacactgtaatgttatcagagttgtcagtatccatggTAGTGGTCTCAGAGTTTTGAGTATCTTCTTTAGTGTTATCAGGGTTGTCTGTATCCACTATAGAGTTATCAGATTTGTCAGTATCAATTAAAGTGTTATCAGAAATGTTAGTATCAACTGTCATGTAATCAAAGTTGTCAGTATCCAGTAATATGCTATCAAAGTTGTCAGaatccactgtagtgttatcaaagttgtcagaatcccctgtagtgttatcaaagttgtcagaatCCCCTGAAGtgttatcaaaattgtcagaATCCACTCtgatgttatcagagttgtcagtttccactgtaatgttatcagagttgtcagtatccactctaatgttatcagagttgtcagtatccactctaatgttatcagagttgtcagtttccactctaatgttatcagagttgtcagtatcaaatctaatgttatcagagttgtcagtatccatggTAGTGGTCTCAGAGTTGTCAGTAttcactgtagtgttatcagagttgtcagtattcactgtaatgttatcagagttgtcagtatccatggTAGTGGTCTCAGAGTTTTGAGTATCTACTTTAGTGTTATCAGATTTGTCAGTATCAACTAAAGTGTTATCAGAAATGTTAGTATCAACTGTCATGTAATCAAAGTTGTCAGTATCCAGTAatatgttatcaaagttgtcagaatccactttagtgttatcaaagttgtcagaatCCCCTGCagtgttatcaaagttgtcagaatCCCCTGCAGTGTTATTAAAGTTGTCAGAatccactgtaatgttatcaaagttgtcagaatTCACTGGTGTTATCATAGTTGTCAGCATCCACTGTTGTGTTATCAGAGTTATCAGTATTTACTGTAGTATTAACGGAGTTGTCAGTGTCCAGTAATATGTAATCAAAGTTGTCAGAATCAACTGTAatgttatcaaagttgtcagaatCCACTAGTGATATCATAGTTGTTAGCATCCACTGTTGTGTTATAAGAGTTATCAGTATCTACTGTAGTATTAAcggagttgtcagtatccacgataatgttatcaaagttgtccgtatctactgtagtgttatcagagttgtcaatatCTAACGTCAGTTATCAAAGTTTtccgtatctactgtagtgttatgaGAGTTGTCAGTATCTAACGTCTTGATATCAAAGTTgtccgtatctactgtagtgttatcagagtcgtTACTATCTAATGTCATGATATCAAAGTTGTCCGTATCTACTGTTCACAAAGTGTTATCAAAGTTGTTactatctactgtagtgttatcagagtcgtcagtatctactgtagtgttatcagagttgggagtatctaacgtcatgatatcaaagttgtacgtatctactgtagtgttatcagagtcgtTAGTATCTAATGTCATGCCATGAGAGTTGTCAGTATCTACTGTATTGTTATCAGAGTCGTCAGTATCtactgtaatgttatcagagttgtcagtatccattgcaatgttatcagagttgtcagtatccactgtaatgttatcagagttgtcagtttccactctaatgttatcagagttgtcagtttccACTGTATTGTTATCCGAGTTGTTAGTTTCCACTGTAATGTAatcagagttgtcagtttccACTGTTGTGTTATCAGATTTTTTAGTATCCACTGAAATGTTATCAGAGTTTTCAGTATCCActctaatgttatcagagttgtcagtttccactctaatgttatcagagttgttagTTTTCActctaatgttatcagagttgtcagtttccACTATAAtattatcagagttgtcagtatcttCTGTTAGGTTATCAAAGTTGTCAGTATTTACTGTAGGGTTATGCAAACTGTAGATATCTAGTATAAATATCAGAGTTGTCTGTACCTGTTATAGTGTTTTAGTGTAGTTAATATCTACTATAGTGTTTCCAGAGCTATCAGTATCCACTTATTGTTTTCAGAATTGTAAGTCTAAACTGCAGTGCAATAGGAGTTGTCAGAATCTACTGTAGTgaagtgttatcagagttgtcagtatcaactgtagtgttatcagagttgttagTATCAACCGTAGTGTTCTCAGAGTTGTCTGTATCGACTTTAGTGTAATGTCCACTGTAGTGTAATCAGAGTTGTTAGTATcgactgtagtgttatcagagttgtcagtatctacTATAGTGGTACATAGTTGTCAGTATCGAccgtagtgttatcagagttgtaaGTATCTACTGTAGTTTTATCATAGTTGTCACTATCTACTTGGTGTTTTcaaagttgtcagtatccactgtagtgTTTCCAGAGCTGTCAGTATCCACTTAGTGTTTTCAGAGTTGTCAGTCTCAGCTGCAGTGTAATAAGAGTTGTCAAAATCTACTGTagtgtaatgttatcagagttgtcagtatatACTGTAGTTttatcagagttgtcaatatCTATTGTAGTAGCACATAGTTATCAGTATTCACAGTAACGCCATAAGACTTGTCAATACCCACTGTAGTGGTGTTACCAGAGTCgtcagtatccactgtagtgttatcagagctgtcagtatccactgtaatgCTATCAGAATTGTCAGTTTCCActctaatgttatcagagttgtcagtatccactgtaatgttatcagagttgtcagtatccactgtaatgctatcagagttgtcagtttccactcctaatgttatcagagttgtcagtttccactcttatgttatcagagttgtcagtatccactgtaatgttatcagagttatTGCTTTTTTACTCCAGGTTACAAGCATTGAACAAGAAATACACAGCTTGATTCGATTAAGACATAAAAATCTTATTCACTATTTAGCTATAAAATATATACAGGAAGCTGGGAAATGTACAGTTTATGTAAgtaaataattttatgaaaatgtctTCATATTATCAAGAGAGGAGAACTAAAGATTTTAGCAATTTCATGAGAAAAAATTATAGATGTCAGAATTTtggttgaaaataaattgtaacaGAATAATGTTAGAgatgggtctcattggggtctatgCGTAATGCGGGATTGGCTGATTTGTTTTAAGCATGACTCATAAAAGCCGAATGATTAAGCGTGAAAACGGGAAACGCTTTAATCTCAATTATACTGCTGATAAGTATTTACATGTAACTGTTATTAAATTGTGATATCAGGTCAGAAGAATATGGAAAATATATGTGGAATGTACATATGATAGAAAGGTACTGTTCCTTTCAAATGCCAAACAtaacactttttatgccccatttatgggcattatgttttctggtctgtgtgtctaaTTGTCAgtgtgtttgtttgttctttCTTCCGTCCATTCTTTCGTCTGTTcgtcgtctgtcccgcttcaggttaaagtttttggtgaaggtagtttttgatgaagttgaagtccaatcaacttgaaacttagtacacatgttccctatgatatgattttctaATGTTTATTCCAAATTAGAGTTTTCATGCCATTTTCACGCCATTTTCacgttccactgaacatagaaaatgatagtgcggatggggcatctatGTACTTGGAACTCATTCTTGTTTCTTAATCTGTGAAAACAGTAGTACCTTTATATGTAAAATGAGTGATTATTGCTTTTTTGGAGCCTGAAGTCTGTGCGTCAGCTcatttttttgtggattttttgGTGCCTGGAGTCTGGTCCACTGTTTCTTCATCATGTCTCATATTCATTTTTTGGAGCCTTGAGTCTGggtgtcttttcatttttatacgcccatcaaaattttgatgggacgtattatgttatacaaatgtctgctatccgtccgtctgtctgtcgtaaacatgttgcaccgtaacttgagaacgacgtatccaaatttcatgaaacttttcaaagttttttcttatgatggtcaaatgacctgtatactttttggtgaaaataagattaaaactttttgagttatggcactttgtaactaaaacaggggtgtgtttttttcacatgtcgcaacGTATGTCAtaaacgatttttgattattgcttaaaactttacacacttcttagttatattaatcttaatatctgtatactttttggtgatgatttaaaatttcatttttgagttattgagtaatttgtaaaaaagggggagggggttttacatgtcgcgccgtatctcaaaaacgatttattattatttcttttaaactttACACTTTTCTTTGTTacattaatctaaagatctgtatactttttggttttgattcaaaattttattttagtgatattcagattttatgttataaaaaaagatggggggagggggggggtcaTATGTTCTGCCGTATctgaaaaacaatatatggttattgcttaaagctttctcagaaactatttgtGATTGTTGCATTAAACTTTCACGCAAGACGACGGGCATATCATgcactcatggcgcagctgtttattcatgaattatattCAAAGCAAAGATTTTAAATCTCAATCTGATCACTAATGCCTACATTTTACAGTTACCTCACTTGCTCAACATGCCTATTTAAGAATACTTGTCACTGTGGTAATGAATGTCATTCTAATCAATTCATGTTTCAATgacacaatttttttgttgatattCAATTTTTAGTTATTTGTAAGAAGATATCTACTAtatgttgtttatatatttattattgtgtATCCTGACAACAAAACTGTAGCAACCTATAGAAATAAACTGAAATTTTCTCTTATTCATATTAGTATGTTTGTCTGACATCTATCATTTGAATATTATCTGAAGACTTTAAGCATGTTGTGATTTATTATGAAAAGATGATATGTTGGTAAGACACTTTCATGCTTCCACAGTTGTTGATTTCTCTATTATACAGTAaatattgaatgtaatgtgtacaTTTATGAATGTAAATCTTTGTCCGTTAACGGCCGTTAAGGTTTTTCTCCATCAATTTTTTTCATAGCTAATTTTCATTCTGGAAGgatgagtggtctaagtagttcatcTGCACTAGCCTGTCAACATTAAGGTGGTGAATTTCAACTCAAAAAGGCATGGTGCGTTTGACTCTGATTCTAATTAACCAGAATCTGTATGGTGAGTCTATGTTGGTACTCCTAGGCTTGTTAGAAAAGTGGTGTTagacaccaacaatcaatcaaataaacAACCAGTTATTGAGCATTAGGTTGGTGGGTCTCTGTTGGTACTACtgctttctccaccaataaaaccCAAATGTGGAAGTGATGttaaacatcaacaatcaatcaatcaaacaatcagtAATTTGACGGATCTTTGATGCCTCTGATGGCACTCCTGCTTCCTCCATTAATAAAACTGATCACTATAATATAGCCAAGAGTGAATGTGGTGttaaataccaacaatcaatcaatcaaacaaccaTTATTTCTGTTGATACTCCTGCTTCCTCAAAAGATATGAAGATTAATCTATTGATCAATATGAACTTTCATTTCTACCTGTGATAAATGCTCAACAATTAGTCAActtatcaatcaacaaatcaataaatcaattattCACACAACATACATATCCACTGTCcaaaaccaaccaaccaatatttAGAAAATATCCTTAGATCGTGATGGATGATGGAACATCCAACAAAATGCAatcaccaaccaatcaaccaaccaaaaGTTTATGTGAGTAAAGACAGAGACGTCCATTGACAAACATTTCgacaattgattttattttttgatagggTTAATAATTAATAATTCTGGTATATTCACTTATCATTGAAGACTGTTTGTTGATGCATATATTTCTCTTGTTTagatctctttttttttgtttttaagttgcTGTCTTATTGTCAATACACTAtgtttccttttatttatatttgtaagatatcaaactaaaaataattttactattaattaaattgattttttattatgaTCTTTGGCTTTAGTACAGATTCATAGTATgcttgaaaaataatattttgaataaaaaggaaaAGATATAGTGCTATGATGCAAAATACTTTCTTGATTGTTACAGTTTAACACAATATATTGGTCTAATCAGTTCTTGTAAGTTCATTTGTAAGCTGTTATTCCTGTTGTCAAATGCGTATGACATGAATATTGTTTGCCTTATACTATGTCACACATTTCTGTTCACTAAAAGTTTGAATGTTTTAGAATCCTTCAATGTTTATTTCATATAGTTTTGCTTCTTGAGCTTGACTACCAGCAGGCCTAGTGCATCCTATATATAGTTGTCCAGTTGTGTTGAAGGCAAGAGAATATGGAAACTTTATTCCTATGTCAtttgtattgaaatatgaaaCTAAATAACCATTGTCATTGAGAATGTGTAAGATGTCAGTATCAAAACCCATCACAACAACATTGTCACTTGGTGTTGTCACAATGTCTACTGGTTTGAATGGTTTACTCTTATTGATGGTTGGATGACCTGTATACTGGTTTAAAATATGTCCTTCTTGTCCTAAGATCAGTACTTTACCTCTAGCATCATCTGAAATCCAATCCACTACATGTATATTTCCGTTACATGTAGT contains:
- the LOC139515177 gene encoding mucin-22-like, whose amino-acid sequence is MISLVDSDNFDNITVDSDNFDYILLDTDNSVNTTVNTDNSDNTTVDADNYDNTMETDNSDNIRVDSDNFDNTSGDSDNFDNTTGDSDNFDNTTVDSDNFDSILLDTDNFDYMTVDTNISDNTLIDTDKSDNSIVDTDNPDNTKEDTQNSETTTMDTDNSDNITVYTDNSDNITVYTDNSDNIRVDTDNSDNTTMNTDNSETTTMDTVNSDNITVYTDNSDNTTVNTDNSETTTMDTDNSDNIRVDTDNTDNIRVDTDNSDYITVDNDNSDNTTVDTDNADNTTLDTDNSDIIIVDTDNTIVNTDNLLTLGYYLSNCFTFDVS
- the LOC139515178 gene encoding mucin-22-like; this translates as MLVTWMDTDNSDNIRVETDNSDSITVDTDSSDNTTVDTDDSGNTTTVQTTLIFILDIYSLHNPTVNTDNFDNLTEDTDNSDNIIVETDNSDNIRVKTNNSDNIRVETDNSDNIRVDTENSDNISVDTKKSDNTTVETDNSDYITVETNNSDNNTVETDNSDNIRVETDNSDNITVDTDNSDNIAMDTDNSDNITVDTDDSDNNTVDTDNSHGMTLDTNDSDNTTVDTYNFDIMTLDTPNSDNTTVDTDDSDNTTVDSNNFDNTL